Proteins found in one Pseudomonas sp. P8_241 genomic segment:
- a CDS encoding KpsF/GutQ family sugar-phosphate isomerase, with translation MSQSSDLIQSAQRTIRLEVEAVQGLLPHIDADFVRACEMILASKGRVVVVGMGKSGHIGNKIAATLASTGTTAFFVHPAEASHGDMGMITRDDIILALSNSGSTNEIVTLLPLIKRLGIQLISMTGNPASPLAKAAEVNLNVRVEHEACPLNLAPTSSTTAALVMGDALAVALLEARGFTAEDFAFSHPGGALGRRLLLKVENVMHAGQELPQVQRGTLLKDALMEMTRKGLGMTVILENDGKLAGIFTDGDLRRTLDRSIDIHTATIDQVMTAHGKTARAEMLAAEALKIMEDHKINALVVVDNEDRPVGALNMHDLLRAGVM, from the coding sequence ATGAGCCAATCCAGCGACCTGATTCAATCGGCACAACGCACCATCCGCCTCGAGGTAGAAGCCGTACAAGGCCTGCTACCCCATATCGACGCAGATTTCGTACGCGCTTGCGAGATGATTCTGGCCAGCAAAGGCCGCGTGGTCGTGGTTGGCATGGGCAAGTCCGGGCACATCGGCAACAAGATCGCCGCCACCCTGGCGAGCACCGGCACCACGGCTTTTTTTGTCCATCCGGCCGAGGCCAGCCATGGCGACATGGGCATGATCACCCGTGACGACATCATTCTGGCGCTTTCCAACTCCGGCTCCACCAATGAAATCGTGACCCTGCTGCCACTGATCAAGCGCTTGGGCATCCAGCTGATCAGCATGACCGGCAACCCCGCCTCGCCACTGGCCAAGGCCGCCGAAGTCAATCTCAACGTTCGAGTCGAGCACGAAGCCTGCCCGCTGAACCTGGCCCCTACTTCCTCGACCACCGCAGCACTGGTGATGGGCGACGCCCTGGCCGTTGCCTTGCTGGAGGCCCGTGGCTTTACCGCCGAAGATTTCGCTTTTTCTCATCCCGGCGGCGCCCTTGGCCGACGCCTGTTGCTGAAAGTTGAAAATGTCATGCACGCCGGCCAAGAGCTGCCGCAGGTACAGCGCGGCACTCTGCTCAAGGACGCCTTGATGGAAATGACCCGGAAAGGCCTCGGCATGACAGTAATCCTGGAGAACGATGGCAAACTGGCCGGGATCTTCACCGACGGCGACTTGCGCCGCACACTGGACCGCAGTATCGATATCCACACCGCTACTATCGACCAGGTCATGACAGCTCACGGCAAGACTGCCCGAGCCGAGATGCTCGCCGCCGAAGCGCTGAAAATCATGGAAGATCACAAAATCAACGCACTGGTCGTGGTCGATAACGAAGACCGCCCGGTCGGCGCCTTGAACATGCACGACTTGTTGCGTGCGGGAGTAATGTAA
- a CDS encoding KdsC family phosphatase, whose protein sequence is MNTDLLQRGKQIKLAVFDVDGVLTDGRLYFLEDGSEFKTFSTLDGQGIKMLMNAGVETAIISGRKTPVVERRAKNLGIPHLFQGREDKLVVLDGLLEQLGLSYEQVAYLGDDLPDLPVIRRVGLGMAVANAASFVREHAHGITLARGGEGAAREFCELILRAQGRLDAANAAYL, encoded by the coding sequence ATGAATACGGACCTGCTGCAACGCGGCAAACAGATCAAGCTGGCGGTGTTCGACGTCGACGGCGTTCTCACTGACGGTCGCCTGTACTTCCTCGAAGACGGCAGTGAGTTCAAGACGTTCAGCACCCTCGACGGTCAAGGCATCAAAATGCTCATGAACGCTGGCGTCGAGACCGCGATTATCAGCGGCCGCAAGACCCCCGTGGTTGAGCGTCGGGCGAAGAACCTCGGCATCCCGCACCTGTTTCAGGGACGCGAAGACAAACTGGTCGTTCTCGACGGTCTACTGGAGCAGCTAGGCTTAAGCTATGAACAGGTCGCCTATCTCGGCGACGATCTGCCGGACCTGCCGGTGATTCGCCGCGTCGGCCTGGGCATGGCGGTGGCCAATGCTGCCAGCTTTGTGCGCGAACACGCCCATGGCATAACCCTGGCCCGTGGTGGCGAAGGCGCCGCCCGCGAATTCTGCGAATTGATCCTGCGCGCCCAGGGCCGCCTCGATGCGGCCAACGCCGCGTACCTGTGA
- the lptC gene encoding LPS export ABC transporter periplasmic protein LptC, translating to MLSKKFRKFLVYGCIAAIFAAVGYWNISPERFLDKPVVQVDESAIDYYALNAHSVQFLPDGKLQYEMTSDKVEHLKSTEVTLLTNPDLNMFRGTEFPWHVQSEKGEVNPDGTQVELIDSVRITRFDEKNRRTLITTTRMTVFPQQQYAQTDQPVRIDGAGGVSTGNGMKAYLKESRIHLLSNVRGQYEAR from the coding sequence ATGCTGAGCAAAAAGTTTCGCAAATTCCTGGTATACGGCTGCATCGCGGCGATTTTCGCCGCGGTCGGCTACTGGAACATCAGCCCTGAGCGCTTCCTCGACAAACCGGTTGTGCAGGTGGATGAAAGCGCGATTGACTATTACGCGCTCAACGCCCACAGCGTGCAGTTTTTACCTGACGGAAAACTGCAATACGAAATGACCTCGGACAAGGTCGAACACCTGAAATCGACCGAAGTGACGTTGCTGACAAACCCCGACCTGAACATGTTTCGCGGCACCGAGTTCCCGTGGCACGTGCAGAGCGAAAAGGGTGAAGTCAATCCAGACGGCACGCAGGTCGAACTGATCGATTCGGTACGCATCACGCGCTTCGATGAGAAAAATCGCAGAACCCTGATCACCACCACCCGTATGACTGTGTTTCCACAGCAGCAATATGCGCAGACCGATCAACCCGTTAGAATCGACGGCGCTGGTGGTGTATCGACAGGCAACGGAATGAAAGCGTACCTGAAAGAAAGCAGGATACACCTGCTATCGAACGTAAGAGGACAGTATGAGGCTCGTTAA
- a CDS encoding RNA polymerase factor sigma-54, translating into MKPSLVLRMGQQLTMTPQLQQAIRLLQLSTLDLQQEIQEALESNPMLERQEEGDDFDNADPLADNIEQKPNTDIQEPSYQESAPTVDNLEEGDWNERIPNELPVDTAWEDVYQTSASSLPSNDDDEWDFTTRTSAGESLQSHLLWQLNLAPMSDTDRLIAVTLIDCINNQGYLDETLEEILEAFDPELDIELDEIEAVLHRIQQFEPSGIGARNLGECLLLQLRQLPAKTPWLVEAKRLVTDYIDLLGSRDYSQLMRRMKLKEDELRQVIELVQSLNPRPGSQIESTEAEYVVPDVIVRKDNERWLVELNQESVPRLRVNAQYAGFVRRADTSADNTFMRNQLQEARWFIKSLQSRNETLMKVATQIVEHQRGFLEYGDEAMKPLVLHDIAEAVGMHESTISRVTTQKFMHTPRGIYELKYFFSSHVSTSEGGECSSTAIRAIIKKLVAAENQKKPLSDSKIAGLLEAQGIQVARRTVAKYRESLGIAPSSERKRLM; encoded by the coding sequence ATGAAACCATCGCTAGTCTTGAGAATGGGCCAGCAGCTGACGATGACACCGCAGCTGCAACAGGCCATCCGCCTGCTCCAATTGTCGACCCTGGACCTGCAACAGGAAATCCAGGAGGCGCTGGAGTCCAATCCGATGCTCGAACGCCAGGAAGAAGGCGACGACTTCGATAACGCCGACCCGTTGGCCGACAACATCGAACAAAAGCCCAACACCGACATCCAGGAACCCTCCTATCAGGAAAGCGCTCCGACGGTAGATAACCTCGAAGAAGGCGACTGGAACGAGCGCATTCCCAATGAACTCCCCGTCGACACCGCGTGGGAAGACGTTTACCAGACAAGCGCCAGCAGCCTGCCCAGCAACGATGACGATGAATGGGACTTCACCACCCGTACATCTGCCGGGGAAAGCCTGCAGAGCCATTTGCTGTGGCAATTGAACCTGGCACCTATGTCCGACACCGATCGACTGATCGCTGTCACCTTGATCGACTGCATCAACAATCAGGGCTACCTGGACGAAACCCTTGAGGAAATCCTTGAGGCCTTCGATCCGGAACTGGACATTGAGCTGGACGAGATTGAAGCGGTCCTGCACCGCATTCAGCAATTCGAACCGTCCGGCATTGGCGCCCGCAACCTGGGTGAATGCCTGCTATTGCAATTGCGCCAGTTGCCAGCCAAAACACCTTGGCTGGTTGAAGCCAAACGTCTCGTCACCGACTATATCGATTTGCTCGGCAGCCGCGATTACAGCCAGCTGATGCGTCGCATGAAGCTCAAGGAAGATGAACTGCGCCAGGTCATCGAACTGGTCCAGAGTCTCAACCCGCGCCCTGGCTCGCAGATCGAGTCTACCGAAGCCGAGTACGTGGTGCCTGACGTCATCGTGCGCAAGGACAACGAGCGCTGGCTGGTGGAACTGAATCAGGAGTCGGTGCCACGCCTTCGGGTCAATGCCCAGTATGCAGGCTTCGTACGCCGCGCCGACACCAGCGCCGACAACACTTTCATGCGTAATCAGTTGCAGGAGGCCCGCTGGTTCATCAAGAGCCTTCAAAGCCGCAACGAAACCCTGATGAAAGTAGCCACCCAGATCGTCGAGCATCAGCGCGGCTTCCTGGAGTACGGCGATGAAGCCATGAAGCCACTGGTTTTGCATGACATCGCCGAAGCGGTGGGCATGCACGAATCAACGATTTCGCGGGTAACCACCCAGAAGTTCATGCACACCCCTCGCGGCATTTATGAACTGAAATACTTTTTCTCCAGCCACGTCAGTACCTCCGAAGGCGGCGAATGCTCGTCTACGGCGATCCGCGCGATCATCAAAAAACTGGTTGCCGCGGAAAATCAGAAAAAGCCGTTGAGTGACAGCAAGATCGCTGGTTTACTGGAGGCACAAGGCATTCAGGTGGCTCGCCGCACCGTCGCCAAGTACCGCGAATCTCTCGGGATCGCGCCTTCGAGCGAACGCAAGCGGTTGATGTAG
- the ptsN gene encoding PTS IIA-like nitrogen regulatory protein PtsN, whose amino-acid sequence MIRLESILTPGRSLVNVPGGSKKKALEQIANLIAREVPALEMQDVFEALIAREKLGSTGFGNGIAIPHCRLKGCVSPISALMHLDAPIDFDAIDGAPVDLLFVLLVPEAATDAHLELLRQIASMLDRKEVREKLRSAASNEALYQVVLDEQNGH is encoded by the coding sequence ATGATCCGACTTGAAAGTATCCTGACCCCCGGCCGTTCCCTGGTGAACGTGCCGGGAGGCAGTAAAAAGAAAGCCCTCGAACAAATTGCCAATCTGATCGCCCGCGAAGTGCCGGCTCTGGAGATGCAAGATGTCTTCGAGGCATTGATTGCCCGTGAAAAACTCGGCTCCACCGGGTTTGGCAATGGCATCGCCATTCCTCATTGTCGCCTGAAGGGCTGCGTGTCACCCATCAGTGCCCTGATGCATCTGGATGCGCCTATCGACTTCGACGCTATCGATGGCGCCCCGGTTGACCTGCTGTTCGTGCTGTTGGTCCCGGAAGCTGCTACCGACGCACACCTGGAGCTGTTACGACAGATCGCCAGCATGCTCGACCGCAAGGAAGTGCGCGAAAAACTGCGCAGCGCAGCGAGCAATGAAGCCTTGTATCAGGTCGTCCTGGACGAGCAAAACGGTCATTAA
- the lptA gene encoding lipopolysaccharide transport periplasmic protein LptA, translating into MRLVKTLPILLSLGAALGSVSAWALPDDQQQPIRIQADDAQLDDKNGIATYTGDVIITQGSMKVTGNKVTMTRTPNGDIDVVTSVGNLAYFEQLQTAGDTKPVQGYGVTIQYHASQNRVVLIDRAKVIDKDNNVTQGEKIVYDTEKKLASAGRATGSKVTESRPRIDMVIQPKKKTDEQKAQ; encoded by the coding sequence ATGAGGCTCGTTAAAACCCTCCCTATTTTGCTCAGTCTGGGCGCAGCACTGGGAAGCGTGAGCGCCTGGGCTCTGCCGGACGATCAACAACAGCCTATTCGCATTCAGGCCGACGACGCCCAACTGGACGACAAGAACGGCATCGCGACCTATACGGGCGATGTGATCATCACCCAGGGCTCGATGAAGGTCACCGGCAACAAAGTGACCATGACCCGCACCCCCAATGGCGACATCGACGTGGTGACCTCGGTTGGCAACCTGGCCTACTTCGAGCAGTTGCAAACAGCGGGCGACACCAAGCCGGTTCAGGGTTACGGCGTGACCATCCAGTACCACGCCTCGCAGAATCGAGTAGTCCTTATCGACCGCGCCAAAGTGATCGACAAGGACAACAACGTCACCCAAGGCGAGAAAATCGTCTACGACACCGAGAAGAAACTCGCCAGCGCCGGTCGCGCAACAGGCAGCAAAGTGACCGAGTCGCGCCCGCGGATCGACATGGTAATCCAGCCGAAGAAGAAAACCGACGAGCAGAAGGCCCAGTAA
- the rapZ gene encoding RNase adapter RapZ, translating to MRLIIVSGRSGSGKSTALAVLEDNGYYCIDNLPAGLLPELAERALIHTELTQPLVAVSIDARNLPSHLTRFPELLEEVRSRHIQCDVLYLDADEETLLKRFSETRRRHPLSNANRSLAEAINVESVLLGPIADLADLKINTTNLNLYQLRDSIKLRLLNQPEPGTAFLVESFGFKRGMPVDADLVFDVRCLPNPYWKPELRELSGLDQPVADYLAAQPDVEEMYQDISTYLLKWLPRFAASNRAYVTIAIGCTGGHHRSVYLTERLGKTLHQTLKNVQVRHRDLS from the coding sequence ATGCGCTTGATAATTGTCAGTGGTCGCTCCGGCTCAGGTAAAAGCACCGCCCTCGCCGTGCTCGAGGACAACGGGTACTACTGCATCGACAACTTGCCCGCCGGGTTGTTGCCGGAGCTCGCCGAGCGCGCGCTTATCCACACCGAACTGACTCAACCGCTGGTTGCCGTGTCCATCGACGCTCGCAACCTGCCCAGTCACCTGACACGCTTTCCAGAACTGCTCGAAGAAGTTCGCAGTCGGCATATCCAGTGCGATGTCCTGTACCTGGATGCCGACGAAGAAACACTGCTCAAGCGTTTTTCCGAAACACGTCGGCGCCACCCTCTGAGCAATGCCAATCGCTCGCTGGCCGAAGCGATCAACGTTGAAAGCGTCCTGCTCGGCCCCATTGCCGACCTCGCCGACCTGAAAATAAACACCACCAATCTGAACCTGTATCAATTGCGCGACTCGATCAAGCTGCGCCTGTTGAACCAGCCGGAACCCGGCACGGCATTTCTGGTGGAGTCCTTTGGGTTCAAGCGTGGCATGCCGGTAGACGCTGACCTGGTGTTCGACGTTCGTTGCCTGCCCAATCCTTATTGGAAACCGGAACTGCGCGAACTGTCCGGACTCGATCAGCCGGTTGCCGATTATCTGGCGGCGCAGCCAGACGTCGAAGAGATGTACCAGGACATTTCCACATACCTGTTAAAGTGGCTCCCTCGCTTTGCCGCCAGCAACCGCGCCTATGTCACCATTGCGATCGGCTGCACCGGCGGGCACCACCGTTCCGTCTACCTGACCGAGCGGCTGGGCAAAACCCTGCACCAAACATTGAAGAACGTCCAGGTCCGCCACCGCGACCTCAGTTAA
- a CDS encoding class II fumarate hydratase has product MTKTRSERDSMGELQVPEDALYGAQTQRAVDNFPISGKPMPVQFIRALILAKAAAARANVELRQISEAQGKAIVDAAQGLLEGDFMQHFPVDIFQTGSGTSSNMNANEVIATLASRVLGEPVNPNDHVNCGQSSNDIIPTTIHVSAALALHEQLLPALTHLVQVIERKAEQVHHHVKTGRTHLMDAMPVRMSQVLNGWAQQLKANIGHLQGLQPALQSLAQGGTAVGTGVNAHPEFAARFCQQLSQLTHVQFQPGKDLFALIGSQDTAVAVSGQLKASAVSLMKIANDLRWMNSGPLAGLGEIELEALQPGSSIMPGKVNPVIPEATAMVAAQVIGNDTVITIAGQSGNFELNVMLPIIAQNLLSSIELLATSSRLLGDKAIASFKVNEVRIKEALSRNPILVTALNPIIGYQKAAEIAKKAYQQSRPVIDVALEHTDLSRSQLEELLNPEKLTAGGV; this is encoded by the coding sequence ATGACCAAGACACGTAGTGAGCGCGACAGCATGGGCGAACTTCAAGTGCCGGAAGACGCCCTCTATGGCGCACAGACGCAACGTGCGGTGGATAACTTCCCGATCAGTGGCAAACCCATGCCCGTGCAGTTCATTCGCGCGCTGATCCTGGCCAAGGCTGCCGCCGCCCGGGCCAACGTCGAGCTCAGGCAGATCAGCGAGGCCCAGGGCAAGGCCATCGTCGATGCGGCCCAGGGTCTGCTCGAAGGCGATTTCATGCAGCATTTTCCGGTGGATATTTTCCAGACCGGCTCCGGCACCAGCTCCAACATGAACGCCAACGAAGTGATCGCCACGCTGGCCAGCCGAGTGCTCGGCGAGCCGGTAAACCCCAATGATCATGTCAATTGCGGCCAAAGCAGCAACGACATCATCCCGACCACGATTCACGTCAGTGCGGCGCTGGCGTTGCACGAACAGTTATTGCCGGCGCTGACGCACCTCGTACAGGTGATCGAGCGCAAGGCCGAGCAGGTTCATCACCACGTCAAAACCGGACGCACCCACCTGATGGACGCCATGCCGGTGCGCATGAGCCAGGTGCTCAATGGCTGGGCGCAACAGCTCAAGGCCAACATCGGTCATTTGCAAGGCTTGCAACCCGCGCTGCAATCCCTGGCACAGGGCGGGACAGCGGTGGGTACTGGCGTCAATGCGCATCCCGAGTTCGCCGCACGTTTCTGCCAGCAGCTTAGCCAGTTGACTCACGTTCAGTTCCAACCCGGCAAGGACTTGTTTGCGCTGATCGGCTCCCAGGACACCGCCGTCGCTGTCTCCGGCCAACTCAAGGCCTCTGCCGTGTCACTGATGAAAATCGCCAATGACCTGCGCTGGATGAACTCCGGTCCGTTGGCCGGTCTCGGCGAAATCGAACTGGAGGCCTTGCAGCCGGGCTCCTCGATCATGCCGGGCAAGGTCAACCCGGTGATTCCAGAGGCCACCGCTATGGTCGCGGCGCAGGTCATCGGTAACGACACGGTGATCACCATTGCTGGTCAGTCCGGCAACTTCGAACTCAACGTGATGTTGCCGATCATTGCCCAGAACCTGTTGAGCAGCATCGAGTTGCTGGCCACCTCAAGCCGTTTGTTGGGTGACAAGGCCATTGCCAGTTTCAAGGTCAACGAAGTCCGGATCAAGGAAGCACTGTCGCGCAACCCGATTCTGGTGACGGCACTCAATCCGATCATTGGTTATCAGAAGGCCGCCGAAATCGCCAAGAAGGCCTATCAGCAGAGTCGACCAGTCATTGATGTCGCGCTGGAGCACACCGACCTGTCACGCAGCCAGCTGGAAGAACTGCTCAACCCGGAAAAACTCACCGCTGGCGGCGTGTAA
- a CDS encoding FagA protein — MSSALHEQPYLENWRWMSRQIRCAMNPDEPRLIDHYLAEGRYLACCTATSPWIVAETSFRLLLDTAADVALPWHWRTYCLDQAWRPLRELERLSLCKCRLKRWQSYTWQLATCELQPSIPLTELVQGFSDDQDT; from the coding sequence GTGAGTTCTGCCTTGCACGAGCAGCCGTACCTTGAAAACTGGCGCTGGATGAGTCGCCAGATCCGTTGCGCGATGAACCCTGACGAGCCGCGCCTGATCGACCACTATCTGGCCGAAGGTCGGTATCTGGCCTGCTGCACGGCTACCTCACCGTGGATCGTCGCCGAAACTTCCTTCCGTTTGTTGCTTGATACCGCCGCCGATGTCGCGCTGCCGTGGCATTGGCGCACTTACTGTCTCGACCAGGCCTGGCGCCCACTGCGCGAACTCGAACGTCTCTCTTTGTGCAAATGCCGCCTCAAGCGTTGGCAAAGCTACACCTGGCAACTGGCGACCTGCGAGTTGCAGCCTTCGATTCCCCTAACTGAACTGGTGCAAGGATTTTCAGATGACCAAGACACGTAG
- the hpf gene encoding ribosome hibernation-promoting factor, HPF/YfiA family produces the protein MQVNISGHQLEVTEPLRTYIGEKLERLERHFDKITNVQVTMTVEKLKQKIEATLHIPGNEVVANAEHTDMYAAIDALTDKLDKQLKKHKEKTQSLLQGATGR, from the coding sequence ATGCAAGTCAACATCAGTGGACACCAACTGGAAGTGACCGAACCTCTTCGCACCTACATCGGCGAAAAACTCGAACGATTGGAGCGACATTTCGACAAGATCACTAATGTGCAGGTCACGATGACCGTCGAAAAACTGAAGCAGAAAATCGAAGCCACGCTGCATATTCCCGGGAATGAAGTGGTCGCCAACGCGGAACATACCGATATGTATGCCGCGATCGACGCACTCACCGACAAGCTGGATAAACAACTCAAAAAACATAAGGAAAAGACCCAGAGCCTCCTCCAGGGCGCAACCGGTCGTTAA
- the lptB gene encoding LPS export ABC transporter ATP-binding protein encodes MATLKAQHLAKAYKSRQVVRDVSLSIDSGQIVGLLGPNGAGKTTCFYMIVGLVQADQGRVLIDDLDVSHQPMHGRAKAGIGYLPQEASIFRKLSVADNIMAILETRKELDKAGRRKELESLLQEFHISHIRDNLGMSLSGGERRRVEIARALATNPKFILLDEPFAGVDPISVGDIKQIIYHLKAKGIGVLITDHNVRETLDICETAYIVNDGQLIAEGDAETILANDLVKEVYLGHEFRL; translated from the coding sequence ATGGCAACTCTGAAAGCCCAGCATCTGGCCAAGGCCTACAAGAGTCGCCAGGTCGTGCGTGACGTCAGCCTGTCCATCGACAGCGGCCAGATTGTCGGCCTGCTTGGCCCGAATGGCGCCGGCAAGACCACCTGTTTTTACATGATCGTAGGCCTGGTTCAGGCCGATCAGGGCCGCGTCCTGATCGACGACCTGGATGTCAGCCATCAGCCAATGCATGGTCGCGCGAAGGCCGGCATCGGCTATCTGCCGCAGGAAGCGTCGATTTTCCGCAAACTTTCGGTAGCGGACAACATCATGGCTATTCTCGAGACCCGCAAGGAGCTTGATAAGGCCGGTCGTCGCAAGGAACTGGAAAGCCTGCTCCAGGAGTTCCACATCAGTCACATCCGCGACAATCTCGGCATGAGCCTGTCCGGTGGTGAGCGCCGCCGCGTGGAAATCGCCCGGGCACTGGCAACCAACCCGAAATTCATTTTGCTCGACGAGCCATTCGCCGGCGTGGACCCGATTTCAGTGGGTGACATCAAACAGATCATTTACCACCTCAAGGCCAAGGGCATTGGCGTGCTGATCACCGACCACAACGTCCGTGAAACCCTGGACATCTGTGAAACCGCCTATATCGTCAACGACGGACAATTGATTGCCGAAGGTGATGCCGAGACGATCCTTGCCAACGACCTCGTCAAGGAAGTGTACCTGGGGCATGAATTCCGCCTGTAA
- a CDS encoding ZIP family metal transporter, with protein sequence MGTETLAIGSGRLFRYAFGSLLLLAGMSLLVAHGLEWLDLAPKLSRALQGGAICALGTALGAVPVLVIRSMAQALSDTLLGFGAGVMLAATAFSLIVPGIAAAEHLGMSPFSASGLICVGIMLGSFGLFLVDRKVSGASPEMLIGTVEHPIIPPRIWLFVFAIIAHNIPEGMAVGVSAGGGMADADSLAMGIALQDVPEGLVIALVLAGAGMPRFKAFLIGAASGLVEPVFALLCAWLVSLAELLLPLGLALAAGAMLLVVTHEIIPESRRHGHDKLASLGLLIGFCLMMVMDTALA encoded by the coding sequence ATGGGCACTGAAACACTGGCGATCGGAAGTGGACGATTATTTCGTTACGCGTTTGGATCGCTGCTTCTGCTGGCGGGCATGAGTTTGCTGGTTGCGCACGGGTTGGAATGGTTGGACCTTGCGCCGAAACTGTCACGAGCGCTGCAGGGCGGAGCGATCTGCGCCCTTGGAACCGCGCTTGGCGCGGTGCCGGTTCTGGTGATCCGCAGTATGGCGCAGGCACTCAGTGATACGTTGTTGGGATTCGGTGCCGGGGTCATGCTGGCGGCGACGGCGTTTTCGCTGATCGTGCCTGGCATTGCCGCGGCGGAACACCTCGGTATGAGCCCGTTTTCGGCCAGCGGCCTGATCTGTGTTGGCATCATGCTAGGTTCGTTTGGCCTGTTTCTGGTGGATCGCAAAGTGTCCGGGGCCTCGCCGGAAATGCTCATCGGTACCGTCGAACATCCGATCATTCCACCAAGGATCTGGCTGTTCGTGTTCGCGATCATTGCCCATAACATTCCCGAGGGCATGGCTGTGGGCGTTTCGGCCGGTGGCGGTATGGCGGATGCCGATAGTCTGGCGATGGGTATCGCCTTGCAAGATGTGCCGGAAGGGTTGGTTATCGCGCTGGTGTTGGCCGGGGCAGGGATGCCGCGGTTCAAGGCATTCCTGATTGGAGCAGCTTCAGGGTTGGTTGAGCCCGTGTTCGCGCTGCTATGCGCCTGGTTGGTGAGTTTGGCCGAGTTGTTGTTGCCATTGGGGTTGGCGCTGGCTGCGGGGGCGATGCTCTTGGTGGTGACCCACGAAATCATTCCCGAATCGCGCCGACACGGCCACGACAAGCTGGCCAGTCTTGGGTTGTTGATCGGTTTTTGTTTGATGATGGTGATGGATACCGCGTTGGCATAA
- a CDS encoding HPr family phosphocarrier protein — translation MPALEIEIINKLGLHARASAKFVGVAGQFKDCTIRVGRTPESTIDGKSIMAMMMLAAGKGTKIHLSTQGEQEQEALDALVALINNFFDEGE, via the coding sequence ATGCCTGCTCTGGAAATCGAAATCATCAACAAGCTGGGCTTGCATGCCCGCGCTTCCGCAAAGTTCGTTGGCGTCGCCGGCCAATTCAAGGATTGCACCATCAGGGTAGGACGCACACCAGAATCCACCATTGATGGCAAAAGCATCATGGCCATGATGATGCTCGCTGCCGGCAAGGGCACCAAAATTCATCTGAGCACGCAAGGCGAGCAAGAACAGGAAGCGCTGGATGCGCTGGTCGCATTGATCAACAACTTCTTCGACGAAGGCGAGTAA
- a CDS encoding superoxide dismutase, giving the protein MAFTLPALPYAYDALEPHIDAQTMEIHYTKHHQTYINNLNAAVEGTEFAEWPVEKLVSAVQQLPEKLRAAVINQGGGHANHSLFWEVMAPTGGGKPEGELAKAIDEQLGGLDNFKDVFTKAALTRFGSGWAWLSVTPQKTLIVESSGNQDSPLMNGNTPILGLDVWEHAYYLQYQNRRPEYISAFYNVINWPEVAARYQAAMV; this is encoded by the coding sequence ATGGCTTTTACTCTGCCCGCCTTGCCGTACGCCTATGACGCCCTGGAACCGCACATCGATGCGCAGACCATGGAAATTCATTACACCAAACATCACCAGACCTACATCAACAACCTCAACGCCGCTGTTGAAGGGACCGAATTCGCCGAATGGCCGGTGGAGAAACTGGTGTCGGCGGTTCAGCAACTCCCGGAAAAGCTACGAGCGGCAGTGATCAACCAGGGCGGTGGACACGCCAACCATTCACTGTTTTGGGAAGTCATGGCACCCACCGGCGGCGGCAAACCCGAGGGTGAGCTGGCCAAGGCTATCGACGAGCAACTGGGCGGTCTGGACAATTTCAAAGACGTTTTCACCAAAGCTGCGTTGACCCGATTCGGCAGCGGCTGGGCGTGGTTGAGCGTGACCCCACAAAAGACCCTGATCGTGGAAAGCAGCGGCAACCAGGACAGTCCGCTGATGAACGGCAACACGCCAATACTGGGTCTGGATGTTTGGGAGCACGCCTATTACTTGCAATATCAGAACCGTCGCCCGGAATACATCAGTGCGTTTTACAACGTGATCAATTGGCCGGAAGTGGCTGCGCGGTATCAGGCCGCAATGGTTTAA